The nucleotide window CTCCACAATTGCCTAAGGGATTGCCTATCATTCCCGATGAGTATAAACCGGAATTAAAGCTAGTCTCCCGGAAACCAATTCTTCCATCTGAAGAGGAATTAGAGCATAACAATCGCGCGCGATCAGCAAAGCTTCGTATAGCAGAAAAGCTATAAGAAAAGCGAAAGCACCCTGGTCAGCGGCGTATGGCCTGGAGCTCTCCAACTGAGATAAAGGAAACACGAAGAGCGGTAGCGATTCGATGTTGACTTATCGTAGGGCGGAGAGCGAAGGACACTAGCCGCTAGGGTGCTGAAGCTGGACAATTCTCAAGTTCGAAATTTATACTTTCTTATCTCTTAAGAAAAGCGAAAGCGCCTCGGTGCTTTCGCTAGAATAGAAAACTAATCTGGAGGGGAAATGGTTGAGTAATCTTGCCAGGAAATATTTAGAACAGCAACAAGCAGAACAAAAAGTGCAAAATAAAGGTCAAGTGAAATTAAAGAAATCCTGGCTTACTCCAGGGGAAAAAGTAATAGGCGTCGTATTCGCCGGAATGGTATGTTTTGGGGCAGTCCACCTTGTTTCAAACCAATCAAAAATTTACCAGGTTAACAAGGACATTCAATTGGTGGAAGAAAAAGTCTCAAATCAAAAAAAGGTTAATAGTGATTTACAGGTGCAAGTAAACGAATTAAGTTCCTATGATCGAATTTTTAAAAAGGCAGAGGAAATGGGTCTTTTTAGAGATGAAAATAACGTCAAGGTTGTGCAGAAAAAATGAACAAGAAACAGCCATATATGAATGTAGGAGCAGCGATATTGTTTGCGATATTCGGCCTGCTCTTTTTTGTATTGATCTGCAGGTATTTTTCGATTCAAATTTCTGGGGAAGTTAGCGGACAGCCACTTGCAGCAAAAGCTCAACAAAAATATGGCCGGGAGGGAATCCTTCCAGCCGAGCGTGGGATCATCTTTGACCGTAATGGTGAATTGGTGGCCGAGGATACAGCAGCCTATACTCTTATCGCAATTCTAGATAAAAAAATGACTGTGAATCCCAAAAAACCGAAACATGTAAAGGATCTTAATAAAACAGCACAGGAGCTTTCCAAGTATATAAATATGGAAGAAACAGAGATTTATAAAATCCTAACCACTGGGAAAGAAAAGAAAAGGTTCCAAGTCGAATTCGGTAAGGCAGGAAGAGATATTTCCTATGATACAAAGAAAAAAATAGAAGACCTTGAGCTCCCTGGTATCACATTTTCAAGGGATTCAAAACGTTTCTATCCAAATGGAATCTTTGCTTCACATTTAGTTGGATATGCTGAAATAGAGAAAAAAAAGGATGGGACTTACGTCAAACAAAAGGATGGAACCTACAAAGTAGAAGGAAAAATGGGAATTGAACAAGCCTTCAATGATGAATTAACAGGGAAAAATGGAAAAATTAATTATGAGGGAGATTTGTGGGGCTATATTCTTCCTGATGGCAAAGAAAAGATCACCCCAGCGCAGGACGGAAACGATGTATATTTGACAATCGACCAAAAAATCCAAGCCTTTTTGGAAGATGCCATGGATAATGTGGTGAAGGAATATAAACCGAAGAAAATCATCGCACTTGTGGCAGACCCGAAAACAGGGGAAATTTTGGCAATGGGTCAGCGTCCATCATTCCATCCGAAAACAAAAGAAGGAATTGATAAAAGTTGGCATAACGAAGCAATTGAAACGTCATTTGAACCAGGTTCAACCATGAAGATTTTTACCCTTGCAGCTGCCGTTCAAGAAAAAGTGTTTAACCCAAATGAAATCTATCCATCCGGTTCTTATCGGGTTACCGAGAAATCTCAAGTCATTCATGATCATAATTACTCCGGCTGGGGACCGATTACTTTTCTTGAAGGTGTTCAACGATCTTCGAATACAGCTTTTGCAAGAATTGCTAATGAAAAATTGGGGTTTGACAAATTTAGGGAATATTTAACTAAATTTGGATTTGATAAACCAACAGGAATCGAACTTCCGAATGAAACATCAGGAAAAATTCAATATACCTATCCAATAGAAAAAGTCACTACCGCTTATGGTCAAGGAACAGCGATTACACCGATTCAACAAATTCAAGCAGCTACTGCAATTGCGAATGATGGAAAAATGGTAAAGCCGCATGTGGTTGAAAAGATTGTTAATCATGATACTGGTGAAACAATTAAAAAAATGACACCAGAGGTTGTATCAACGCCAATTTCTGCGGAGACGGCGAAGGAAGTAAGAGATATATTGGAAACAGTTGTTACCTCTCCAAAAGGTACTGGAGGACTATATAAACTTGATGGTTACAGTGTGGCAGGTAAGACAGGGACTGCTAATATCCCTGGACCTAATGGAAAATATTTAACTGGTACAGATAATTATATATTTTCATTTTTAGGCATGGCACCCAAAGATAATCCTAAATTAATTGTTTATGTGGCAGTTCAACAGCCTGAAGGATTAGAAAATTATGGGCAAGGAGCGATTCCTGTTTCAATGATTTTTAATCCTGTGATGAAGAACAGTCTGCATTACTTAAATATCCAACCATCTATGCTTGAAAAGGCTGTAGTTAATAAACTACCTAATCTTAAGGGACAAGCGACCGAGGAAGCTGTAAAGAATCTAAAAGAAAATGGCTTTGAAACAGTTGTGCTCGGCAATGGAACAAAAGTTATTGGACAGCTGCCAAAAGCCGGGACGACTGTTTTGGAAGGTGAAAAGATAGTCATCCAAACCGAAGGTGATCTGACGGCACCGGATATGACAGGATGGTCACTTAGGGATGTTATGAAAGTTTCTACCATTGCCGGAATAAAATTAACTTCAAAAGGTCAGGGATATGTCACTAAGCAAAATATTACGCCAAACACTCTCTTAAAGAGTGGGGATTTCCTTATTGTTGATTTAATAACCCCTGAAGAACAATGGAATGCAGAAATGAAAACAACAAAAGATGAAACTGGAAAAAAGAAGGATGAACAAGATAAGAAAGTGCAAGATTAATCGTTAATCCCGCTTATTAGCGGGATTTTTGCTTTTCAGTGGACAGATGTAATTACGTTCTATTAGAACAGGTACAAGCATATAAATGAACGATAATGGAATGCAGTGCGTGATAAAGGAGGATTATTCATTGTATGCGTGTTTCTAATGTAACTGTCCGTAAACGGCTTATGATTGCTCTATTCGTTGGCATCCTTACCTTCTTAATAATTGATGTTCGGCTGGGGTATGTCCAATTTATCCTTGGTGACATGCTGACTGATGGAGCAAAAGGATCTTGGAGCCGGAATATCCCTTTTGAACCTGAGCGAGGCAAAATAGTTGATCGGAATGGGGTACCGTTAGCAACGAATATTAGTGCCCCTACTGTTTATGTGATTCCAAAACAGGTAAAAGACCCGGCAGCGACGGCTGAAAAGTTAGCAGCAGTGCTGGATATGCCAAAGGAAAAAGCATATCGGGACATAACAAAGGGTGCTTCGTCCGTCCGGATTAAGGAAGGCAGAAAAATATCTCACGAAAAGGCAAAGGAAATTAGAGCCCTTGATCTTGAAGGTGTTTACATTGGAGAAGATTCAAAACGGCATTATCCAAATGGGAGTTATCTTTCCCACGTTCTAGGATTTACAGGGGTGGACAACCAAGGATTAATGGGACTTGAAAAGTACTACGACAAAGAGCTAAGTGGTGAACGCGGAGCAGTAAAATTTTACGCCAATGCCAAGGGTGAAAGAATGAATGATATGGCTGACGATTATGAGCATCCCATAAACGGCCTTGATTTGAAACTAACGATTGATTCAAAAATAGAGACAATTATCGAAAGGGAACTGGATATTGCTGAAGCAAAATATAATCCAGATGGAATTGTAGCGATTGCTATGAATCCAAATAGCGGCGAAATATTAGGAATGTCAAGCAGACCGACATTTGACCCGGCTAACTTCCGCAATGTTCCACAAGAGGTTTATAACCGGAATCTTCCAGTATGGTCAACGTATGAGCCAGGTTCTACCTTTAAAATTATTACCCTTGCCGCAGCACTGAATGAAGGAAAGGTTGACTTGGAAAAAGATCATTTTCATGATTCAGGGTCAGTACAAGTTGCTGGTGCGAGGTTAAAATGCTGGAAAAGAGGGGGGCATGGGAGTCAAACCTTTTTAGAGGTTGTTCAAAATTCCTGTAACCCGGGGTTTGTAGAATTAGGTGATCGATTAGGAAAAGACAAGCTATTTAAATATATAAAGGATTTTGGCTTTGGACAAAAGACTGGAATTGATTTGCAAGGGGAAGGAACGGGTATTTTGTTTAACTTGAACCGAGTGGGTCCTGTTGAACAAGCCACAACCGCCTTTGGTCAGGGTGTTTCGGTAACGCCCATCCAGCAGGTAACAGCCGTTTCAGCAGCCGTTAATGGCGGGATTCTTTACAAGCCGTTCATCGCAAAGGAGTTAATTGATCCAGTTACAAACGAAGTAGTGATGAGAAATACTCCGGTAGAAAAAAGACGAGTGATTACTGAAGAAACATCAAAGGAGATCCGCAATGCTCTGGAAAGCGTTGTGGCGCAAGGAACAGGCGGCAAAGCATTTGTTGAGGGATATCGTGTTGGCGGTAAAACAGGAACGGCACAAAAGGCACAAGGGGGTAGATACTTAGAAAATAACTATATTGTTTCTTTTGTAGGTTTCGCACCCGCTGATGATCCCCAGATTGTTGTTTATGTGGCAGTGGATAATCCCAAAGGTGTTACCGCCTTTGGGGGAACCATTAGCGCTCCAATTGTCGGTAATATAATGAAGGATGGCCTAAGTGCGATGGGGATAGAACCTAGAAAGGATCAAATTGAAAAGGAAATCAAGTGGCCAGATACCCCACTATTAACATTGCCAGACTTTGTAGGATTGACAAAAAGCGAACTTCAAGAGCAAATGATCAATTTGAAAGTTGATGCGAGTGGTGAAGGAGATGTCGTTGTAAAACAATCACCTGAACCGGGAACAAAGGTTAAGGAAGGCTCAAAAGTACGGCTTTATTTCGGTAATGGGGAATAGCCGACATAAGAGGAATAATCAACAAAAGGCGGTCGGAATGTGTTCCGCCGCCTAAAATTTTATTAAGCTTTCAATACTAAATGGAAAAATAAAATGTTTTAATGTAAAATAAGATGGAACTTTCAAGAGAAGGTTAATTAGGTAAAGAGTGATAAAAAGATTTTTGGACGGTTATGAGAGGATTTGAGAGAAAATGAGGTTACAAAAGCTGCTTGAATATTTGCATCCGATCCATCCTTATATGGGGGAAGACCCGGAAATCACTTCAATTGAAAATGATAACCGGAAGGTGCAAAAAGGGAGCTTGTTTATTTGTATTAATGGCTATACTGTGGATGGGCATGATTTTGCAGCGTCTGCTGTTAATAATGGGGCTGCAGCAATCCTTGCTGAGCGTCCGTTAGACCTGGATGTACCTATAGTCGTTGTTAACGATACAACAAGAGCTATGGCAGTGCTAGCTGATAGCTTTTACGGACAGCCAACGAAAAGGCTGCAATTAATTGGCATCACAGGAACAAACGGAAAAACGACCACCAGTCACTTGGTTGAAAAAATATTTGCCGATACTGGGAAAACAACAGGCTTGATCGGTACCATGTATACGAAGATTGCCGAAAAGACATTGGAAACAAAAAACACAACTCCAGAAAGCCTGACACTTCAAAAAACATTTCACCATATGGTAGAGGCTGGTGTCAGTCATGCGGTAATGGAGGTTTCATCGCATGCCCTTGACTTAGGCAGGGTCCACGGATGTGATTTTGATATTGCTGTTTTTACTAACCTTACACAGGATCATCTTGATTACCATAAAACGATGGCGGAATATAAGCGGGCAAAAAGTATGTTGTTTGCCCAGCTTGGCAACTCCTTCGATAAAAACAAACCGAAATTTGCAGTCTTAAATGCAGATGACCCCGCATCAGAAATGTTTAGCAGGTCAACGGCTGCACATGTGGTTACATACGGAATAGATCAGAAGGCAGATCTGCAAGCTCAAAATATTCAAATGACACCAAAAGGAACAAATTTTGATCTTGTTATGAAGGGTGCCATCTATCCGGTTCACATGCAATTAATTGGTAAATTTAGCGTTTATAATGTTTTAGCAAGTATTACCGTTGCGTTAGTTTCAGGCATTGAGATTCATACTATCATCCATTCTATCGAAGATGTTGAAGGGGTGGCTGGCAGGTTTGAACTTGTTAATGCAGGCCAGGAATTTACGGTAATAGTTGATTATGCCCATACACCTGACAGTCTAGAAAATGTATTAAAAACCATTCAACATTTCGCGCAGAATCGGGTTTTCGTTATTGTTGGCTGTGGGGGAGATCGGGATCGTACCAAACGGCCATTGATGGCACAAATTGCCTGTAATTGGGCAACAGACCCTATTTTCACCTCGGATAATCCAAGAAGTGAAGATCCGCTAGCAATATTGAAGGAAATGGAAACAGGTGTCGAAGGGAAATCATACCAAGTCATACCTGATCGAAGAGAAGCGATTCATTCGGCTGTCCGTCAGGCAGAAGCGGGAGATATTATTTTAATCGCTGGAAAAGGTCATGAAACCTATCAAACCATTGGCAATGTCGTTCATGATTTTGATGACCGAATTGTAGCCAGGGAAGCAATTGAGGGGAGATAGGTATGTATTTAGCTTTGAGTGACGTGGCAGGATTGTTTCCTGATAAACAAGGAATCCAGGATGAAATGGTGTTTCATACGATTACGGATCATGCAAATACCAATCAGCCGAAAGGTTTATTTGTAGCCATAAATAAGGAATCTGAGGATCTTTTAGAAGCGATTGCCAATGGAGCAATCGCCGCTATCTGGGATCAAGAAGAAAAACTTCCAGGATACACACCAACATATTTCCCTGTTTTTTTTACAACGGATATGGCTTGGGCGGTAAATGAGATCCTAACACATTATTATGAAAAATTAGACGGAGAATCGATTAAGCACATGGAGATTACGAACTTTATATTTTCAAATAAAAAACTTCTTAATAAAAACAAACAATCATATGATATAGCTGGGATACTAGAAAAGTTGACAAATAAACGATCGAATGATGCCGGAAGGAGGGGATAAAATGAAGGAGCAAGTTATTTTTTTCACAATTATCATGGGGTTCCTCATTTCAGTTTTACTTTCTCCCCTTTTTATTCCCTTCTTAAGAAGGTTGAAATTTGGACAAAGCATTCGGGAAGAAGGACCAAAATCACATCAAAAAAAATCAGGTACGCCAACAATGGGCGGTGTCATGATTTTATTCTCGATCATCATTACCACTTTGGTCATGATTGGGAAATACTCGGATCAAATTCCGGTTACAGCATTATTACTTATATTTGTGACATTTGGGTTCGGTTTACTCGGGTTTTTAGATGATTTTATCAAAGTGGTTTTGAAACGAAATCTAGGCCTAACTTCAAGGCAAAAGCTTTTAGGCCAAATTATTATTTCCGTTATCTTTTATTTAATCTATAAACATACAGGACTATCCACAGAAATTAATCTTCCATTTTGGGATTACTCGATTGATTTAGGCTGGGCATATGTATTTTTTATCATCTTCTGGCTTGTGGGATTCTCAAACGCAGTGAACCTTACGGACGGACTGGATGGTTTGGTATCAGGCACAGCGGCGATTGCTTTTGGAGCATTTGCTGTACTGGCGTGGAACCAAAATAATTTTGAAATTGCTGTTTTCTCGGTTGCTGTAGTTGGTGCAGTCTTAGGGTTTTTGGTTTTTAATGCCCATCCGGCAAAAGTATTTATGGGTGATACAGGATCGCTTGCACTCGGCGGTGCCATTGCAGGAATTGCCATTTTAACAAAACTTGAGATCCTGCTCATTATTATCGGCGGCGTTTTTGTCATCGAAACATTGTCCGTGATTCTTCAGGTTGCTTCTTTCAAGACCACAGGGAAACGAATTTTTCGAATGAGTCCCTTACACCATCATTATGAATTGGTGGGCTGGTCGGAGTGGCGGGTAGTCGTTACATTTTGGAGTGTTGGTTTATTATTTGCGATACTAGGTATCTATATCGAGGTGTGGTTGTAAGTGAGACAGATTGAATCGTATCAACATAAAAAAATTCTAGTGCTTGGATTGGCCAAAAGCGGTGTAACAGCCGCTACTTTGCTACATAAGCTTGGAGCATTTGTAACAGTCAACGATAAAAAGCCATTATCGGAAAATCCCGAAGCACAAGGGTTATTAGAGCAAGGGATTAAGGTGATTTGTGGTGAACATCCAATTGGACTGCTTGATGAGGGATTCGAACTGATTGTAAAAAATCCGGGAATTCCCTATCATAATCCATTGATTGAAGGGGCTATTGAAAAGGGAATCCCTGTCATTACGGAAGTAGAGCTTGCGTATGAAATTTCCGAAGCGCCATTTATTGCTATTACTGGAACGAATGGAAAGACTACTACAACAACACTACTTTTTGAAATGTTGAAAACAGGAAAGAAGCAGCCATTAATTGCCGGGAATATTGGGACAGTGGCTTCTGGTGTGGCTGAAGAGGCTACAAAGGATAATACCATTGTCATCGAATTATCCTCATTCCAGTTAATGGGAATCGAATCTTTTAATCCGAAAATTGCGATCATAACAAACCTTTATGATGCACATTTGGATTATCACGGAACACGGCAGGAATACATTCGTGCTAAAGCGAATATTACGAAAAACCAGACAGAGCTGGAATATTTAATCATAAACGCCGACCAAGAAGAAACAATGGAAATCGCACGGCAATCTAAAGCCAATATCATCCCGTTTTCCACAAAGAAAGAATTAACGGAAGGTGCTTTTCTGCGAGATGGCTGGATTATGTTTAATTGTGAAAAAGTAATGAATATCGATGAAATAGCCTTACCAGGGGTACATAATCTAGAAAATATCTTATCTTCCATGGCTGCAGCTAAACTTTCGGGGGTCGAAAATAACGCAATCCAAGAGGTGCTCAGAACCTTTACTGGTGTCAGGCACCGTTTGCAATATGTTGCTAATGTTAATGGGCGAAGGGTCTATAATGATTCAAAGGCGACGAATAGTTTAGCGACGATCAAGGCGCTGGCTGCGTTTGAAGCACCCGTGATCCTGCTTGCAGGAGGGCTTGATCGCGGTAATGAATTTGATGAATTGCTTCCCTATTTGAAACATGTGAAGGTGTTAGTCACTTTTGGTCAAACTGCCCCTAAGATTGAGCGGATCGGTCGAGAGGCGGGAATAAAAATAATCAACCGTGTCGATAATGTGGAAAAGGCAGTGCCTGAAGCATATCGATACTCCGAATCGGGGGACGTCATATTATTGTCTCCTGCCTGCGCCAGTTGGGATCAATATAAAAGTTTTGAAGTCAGGGGAGACATTTTTATCGAAGCGGTGCATAAGCTTAAATAAGGGCTTGTACAAAGGAAAGCGAAAGCGCCTGTAAAGCAGCGGGCGTATGGCCTGGAACTAGATCCTGATCTAGGTTCAGCAAAGTATACTTGCTAAGCCCTAAAACTCGTGGTTGAGGTGTATAGCGGTGCCGACAAAGAGAACAACTCCTGATTTTATTTTAATGATTGTCACTTTTACGCTGCTGGCAATAGGGCTCATTATGGTTTACAGCGCGAGTGCAATATGGGCTGAATTTAAATTTGATGATTCCTTTTTCTTTGCTAAAAGGCAAACCTTATTCGCCGGTGTCGGGGTTGCTGCCATGTTTTTTATTATGAACATTAACTATTGGACATGGAGAACTTGGGCCAAAACCATATTAATTGTTTGCTTTGTTTTGTTAGTGCTAGTCTTGATACCTGGTATTGGGAATGTTCGCAATGGCTCAAGAAGCTGGATAGGAGTAGGCGCGTTTTCGATTCAGCCTTCAGAATTTATGAAACTGGCGATGATTGCTTTTCTGGCAAAATACCTTTCAGAGCGGCAAAAGCTAATTACTTCTTTTAAAAAAGGACTTGTCCCTTCGTTGGGCCTTGCTTTTATTGCTTTTGCTATGATCATGCTCCAGCCTGATTTGGGTACAGGAACGGTTATGATGGGAACCTGCGTGGTGATGATATTTATTGCCGGTGCACGCGTCAGACATTTTGCTCTTCTGGGACTATTGGGTGTGGCGGGGTTTGTTGGCTTAATTGCTTCCGCTCCATATCGAATAAAGAGGATCACTTCGTTTTTGGATCCTTGGTCAGATCCATTAGGCAGTGGGTTTCAAATAATTCAATCCCTTTATGCAATCGGCCCCGGAGGTTTATTCGGTCTTGGTCTTGGTGAAAGCAGGCAGAAGTTCTTTTACTTACCAGAACCGCAAACAAACTTTATCTTTGCCATTCTTTCCGAAGAATTAGGGTTTATTGGCGGCTCTTTTATCCTGCTCTTGTTCGCACTATTGTTATGGCGTGGAATCCGCATTGCACTTGGGGCTCCAGATTTATATGGTAGCTTTCTTGCTGTGGGAATTATCGCCATGGTGGCCATCCAAGTGATGATTAATATCGGTGTTGTTACCGGACTAATGCCGGTAACTGGTATAACACTGCCATTTTTAAGCTATGGGGGCTCCTCATTAACCTTGATGTTGATGGCTATCGGTGTTCTCCTAAATATTAGCCGTTATTCAAGATATTAAAAATGATACCCTGTTCGGTGGCAGGGTTCTTTTTATTTTTAATCAAAATAGTTCATTACATTTAGGTAACATTCTTTTTTCATTCGCGTTTTTTCTTATGTTTTTATAGTAGAATGTGTTTAGCAACTTTTTAGAGGTGAGAAAATGAAAATAGTAGTTAGCGGTGGCGGGACTGGTGGACATATTTATCCTGCACTCGCACTGATCAGAGAAATTCAAAAAGAGAACAAAGATGCTGAGTTTCTATACATAGGTACAGTAAATGGATTGGAGAGTAAAATCGTTCCTAGGGAAAATATTGCATTTAAATCAATCCATATTACCGGATTTAAAAGAAAGCTTTCCATCGAAAATGTCAAAACGGTTTTTCGTTTTCTAAAAGGTGTGAAGGACAGCAAAAGAATACTAAAAGAATTTAAGCCTGACATTGTTATTGGAACGGGAGGATATGTGTGCGGGCCTGTTGTGTATGCTGCACATAAGCTGCGGATTCCAACAATTATTCATGAGCAAAATAGTGTACCGGGTCTGACCAACAAGTTCTTAAGCCGGTATGTAAATAAAATTGCTATTTGTTTCGAGGAAGCAAAAGCATATTTCCCTAGTGATAAAATTGCTTTCACGGGGAATCCGCGGGCTTCCGAGGTCATTGGCAAGGATGGAATAAAAGGCCGTCTATCAGCAGGTCTTAGCACAACTAAACCTGCTGTCCTCATCTTCGGTGGCAGCCGTGGTGCACGGCCAATCAACGAGTCGGTCGTGAAAGCCTTCGCTGAATTGGCTGAAAAACCCTATCAGATTCTCTATATTACAGGTGACGTCCATTATGAAGATGTCAAGAAGGAAGTAGAATTAGTTGGCAGTCCAAACAATGTAGTGATAAAGCCGTTTATTCACAATATGCCGGAAGTTCTTGCTGGAATTGATTTGGTTGTATCAAGAGCGGGAGCAACTACTCTTGCCGAAATTACTTCACTTGGTATTCCAAGCATCCTTGTCCCAAGTCCGTATGTGACAAATAATCATCAAGAAAAAAATGCCCGGTCATTAAGTGATCATGGTGCCGCAGAATTGCTTTTAGAAAAGGATCTAAATAATAAAAGTCTTGTGAATCACATTGATCGAATTCTCCTGAATAAGGATAATTTACAAGACATGAAACTAAAAGCTAAAAAAATGGGTGTCCCGGATTCAGCTAGCAGACTTTACGCTGTAATGAAACAACTTATTAAAAAGTAAAGCAAAGGTAGCCCAAAATATTTTTGTGCATAAACTGAAATAAACGCATCTTGAAAGTAAGGGTGGTAAACATGAACGCAATTTTAACAGAATTGCAAAATTTAAATATTGGGAAAGTGAAACAAAATGAGCCCCTTCTTAATCACACAACAATAAAAATTGGCGGCCCAGCTGATCTTTTTATTGAGCCTTCATCAGTGGAAAATTTAAAACAGGTAATGACCGTGATAAAAAAACACCGTCTTAATTGGCGTGCGATTGGCAGGGGTTCCAACCTATTAGTATCTGACAAAGGGATTGAGGGAGCAGTGATTAAACTCGGTTCTGGTTTAGGACATCTTGAGGTAAATGGTACCGAGATTACAGTCGGAGGCGGTCACTCACTTGTCAGCTTATCCACCATAATCAGTAAAAAAGGGCTGACGGGACTTGAATTTGCCAGTGGGATCCCAGGGTCTGTCGGCGGAGCAGTTTATATGAATGCCGGTGCGCATGGCTCAGATATTAGCAAAGTATTAACGAGGGCACATATATTATTTGACGATGGAACGATGGAGTGGCTTTCGAATGAAGAAATGGAGTTCTCCTACAGAACGTCCGTTCTGCAGAAGAAACGACCGGGTATTGTTGTGGAAGCCGTTTTTCAGCTTGCGCTTGGGGAGCGCGCTGTAATAGTTGAAAAAATGCAGCACAATAAAGATTATCGAAAAGATACACAGCCGTGGAATTTTCCTTGTGCAGGCAGTATTTTCAGAAATCCACTGCCAAATTATGCAGGAAAACTAATAGAAGTTGCCGGCTTAAAAGGATTCAGTATTGGCGGGGCAAAAATTTCTGAAATGCATGGCAATTTCATTGTTAATGCCGGAAATGCGACCGCGGGCGATGTACTTGCATTAATCCAGCATGTCAAGGATACCATTTATAGTCTTTATGAGGTGAAAATGGAAACAGAAGTGGAAATAATCGGAAGAAGATAGCCGAGGGCGTCAAATTAACGCTCCAAAATTTTAGCTTACTTTTCTTGTAAGAAATCCCTTACGAATGACAAATATTGTGTTATAATTACTGATAAACATTATACGAGGAAAAACTAATGGGAACGAATAACGGCATGATT belongs to Neobacillus sp. OS1-2 and includes:
- the ftsL gene encoding cell division protein FtsL, which translates into the protein MSNLARKYLEQQQAEQKVQNKGQVKLKKSWLTPGEKVIGVVFAGMVCFGAVHLVSNQSKIYQVNKDIQLVEEKVSNQKKVNSDLQVQVNELSSYDRIFKKAEEMGLFRDENNVKVVQKK
- a CDS encoding penicillin-binding protein; protein product: MNKKQPYMNVGAAILFAIFGLLFFVLICRYFSIQISGEVSGQPLAAKAQQKYGREGILPAERGIIFDRNGELVAEDTAAYTLIAILDKKMTVNPKKPKHVKDLNKTAQELSKYINMEETEIYKILTTGKEKKRFQVEFGKAGRDISYDTKKKIEDLELPGITFSRDSKRFYPNGIFASHLVGYAEIEKKKDGTYVKQKDGTYKVEGKMGIEQAFNDELTGKNGKINYEGDLWGYILPDGKEKITPAQDGNDVYLTIDQKIQAFLEDAMDNVVKEYKPKKIIALVADPKTGEILAMGQRPSFHPKTKEGIDKSWHNEAIETSFEPGSTMKIFTLAAAVQEKVFNPNEIYPSGSYRVTEKSQVIHDHNYSGWGPITFLEGVQRSSNTAFARIANEKLGFDKFREYLTKFGFDKPTGIELPNETSGKIQYTYPIEKVTTAYGQGTAITPIQQIQAATAIANDGKMVKPHVVEKIVNHDTGETIKKMTPEVVSTPISAETAKEVRDILETVVTSPKGTGGLYKLDGYSVAGKTGTANIPGPNGKYLTGTDNYIFSFLGMAPKDNPKLIVYVAVQQPEGLENYGQGAIPVSMIFNPVMKNSLHYLNIQPSMLEKAVVNKLPNLKGQATEEAVKNLKENGFETVVLGNGTKVIGQLPKAGTTVLEGEKIVIQTEGDLTAPDMTGWSLRDVMKVSTIAGIKLTSKGQGYVTKQNITPNTLLKSGDFLIVDLITPEEQWNAEMKTTKDETGKKKDEQDKKVQD
- a CDS encoding stage V sporulation protein D, yielding MRVSNVTVRKRLMIALFVGILTFLIIDVRLGYVQFILGDMLTDGAKGSWSRNIPFEPERGKIVDRNGVPLATNISAPTVYVIPKQVKDPAATAEKLAAVLDMPKEKAYRDITKGASSVRIKEGRKISHEKAKEIRALDLEGVYIGEDSKRHYPNGSYLSHVLGFTGVDNQGLMGLEKYYDKELSGERGAVKFYANAKGERMNDMADDYEHPINGLDLKLTIDSKIETIIERELDIAEAKYNPDGIVAIAMNPNSGEILGMSSRPTFDPANFRNVPQEVYNRNLPVWSTYEPGSTFKIITLAAALNEGKVDLEKDHFHDSGSVQVAGARLKCWKRGGHGSQTFLEVVQNSCNPGFVELGDRLGKDKLFKYIKDFGFGQKTGIDLQGEGTGILFNLNRVGPVEQATTAFGQGVSVTPIQQVTAVSAAVNGGILYKPFIAKELIDPVTNEVVMRNTPVEKRRVITEETSKEIRNALESVVAQGTGGKAFVEGYRVGGKTGTAQKAQGGRYLENNYIVSFVGFAPADDPQIVVYVAVDNPKGVTAFGGTISAPIVGNIMKDGLSAMGIEPRKDQIEKEIKWPDTPLLTLPDFVGLTKSELQEQMINLKVDASGEGDVVVKQSPEPGTKVKEGSKVRLYFGNGE
- a CDS encoding UDP-N-acetylmuramoyl-L-alanyl-D-glutamate--2,6-diaminopimelate ligase is translated as MRLQKLLEYLHPIHPYMGEDPEITSIENDNRKVQKGSLFICINGYTVDGHDFAASAVNNGAAAILAERPLDLDVPIVVVNDTTRAMAVLADSFYGQPTKRLQLIGITGTNGKTTTSHLVEKIFADTGKTTGLIGTMYTKIAEKTLETKNTTPESLTLQKTFHHMVEAGVSHAVMEVSSHALDLGRVHGCDFDIAVFTNLTQDHLDYHKTMAEYKRAKSMLFAQLGNSFDKNKPKFAVLNADDPASEMFSRSTAAHVVTYGIDQKADLQAQNIQMTPKGTNFDLVMKGAIYPVHMQLIGKFSVYNVLASITVALVSGIEIHTIIHSIEDVEGVAGRFELVNAGQEFTVIVDYAHTPDSLENVLKTIQHFAQNRVFVIVGCGGDRDRTKRPLMAQIACNWATDPIFTSDNPRSEDPLAILKEMETGVEGKSYQVIPDRREAIHSAVRQAEAGDIILIAGKGHETYQTIGNVVHDFDDRIVAREAIEGR
- the mraY gene encoding phospho-N-acetylmuramoyl-pentapeptide-transferase produces the protein MKEQVIFFTIIMGFLISVLLSPLFIPFLRRLKFGQSIREEGPKSHQKKSGTPTMGGVMILFSIIITTLVMIGKYSDQIPVTALLLIFVTFGFGLLGFLDDFIKVVLKRNLGLTSRQKLLGQIIISVIFYLIYKHTGLSTEINLPFWDYSIDLGWAYVFFIIFWLVGFSNAVNLTDGLDGLVSGTAAIAFGAFAVLAWNQNNFEIAVFSVAVVGAVLGFLVFNAHPAKVFMGDTGSLALGGAIAGIAILTKLEILLIIIGGVFVIETLSVILQVASFKTTGKRIFRMSPLHHHYELVGWSEWRVVVTFWSVGLLFAILGIYIEVWL